The following coding sequences are from one Thermostaphylospora chromogena window:
- a CDS encoding MFS transporter, producing MNQAGGGRAGAREWGGLGLLALPTLLLGMDVTVLYLVLPSLAADVRPSATQTLWIMDAYGFLIAGFLITMGNLGDRIGRRRLLMIGAAGFALASVLAAFSSSAWMLIAARALLGVAGATLMPSTLALISNMFVDLRQRALAIGVWATMFALGMAAGPVIGGMLLARFWWGAAFLIAVPVVAVLLVAAPFMLPEYRAPREGGFDLPSVVLSLAAILPIIFAIKHAAADGFDATVLGAAAVGAGCSVLFVRRQRALPAPLLDVTLFTSRAFTAALCILLIGLVGVGGVMFLITQYLQLVEGLSATVAGLWMGPPALAMLAAAIGAPLIARRVRPATVMTTTLVISLIGYGLLATTGPGRPSSVVVAFAFVYLGLGAIAALGTDIVVGAAPPTKAGSAAAMSETVQELGIAVGVAVLGSLTTALYRSRVAVPTTLPPEIADRVGDSLSAVLTVTDEVPVETVEHAKAVFTSGLNAAALVAGLGVGAVAVVCAITLRHIRPITGSTA from the coding sequence ATGAATCAGGCCGGCGGTGGCCGCGCCGGAGCGCGCGAATGGGGCGGGCTGGGACTGCTGGCGCTGCCGACGCTGCTGCTGGGGATGGACGTCACAGTGCTGTATCTCGTGCTGCCCAGCCTGGCCGCGGATGTACGGCCGAGCGCGACGCAGACACTGTGGATCATGGACGCCTACGGGTTCCTGATCGCGGGATTCCTCATCACGATGGGGAACCTGGGTGACAGGATCGGGCGGCGGCGCCTGCTGATGATCGGCGCCGCGGGCTTCGCCCTCGCCTCGGTGCTGGCGGCGTTCTCGTCGAGCGCGTGGATGCTGATCGCCGCCCGTGCGCTGCTGGGGGTGGCCGGGGCGACGCTGATGCCGTCGACGCTGGCATTGATCAGCAACATGTTCGTGGATCTGCGTCAGCGTGCGCTGGCGATCGGGGTGTGGGCGACGATGTTCGCCCTCGGCATGGCGGCCGGTCCCGTCATCGGAGGGATGCTGCTCGCGCGCTTCTGGTGGGGGGCCGCCTTCCTCATCGCCGTGCCGGTCGTCGCCGTCCTGCTGGTGGCGGCGCCGTTCATGCTGCCCGAGTACCGCGCCCCGCGGGAGGGCGGGTTCGACCTGCCCAGCGTCGTGCTCTCCCTGGCCGCGATCCTGCCGATCATCTTCGCGATCAAACACGCCGCCGCCGACGGCTTCGACGCCACGGTTCTCGGCGCGGCGGCCGTCGGCGCGGGATGCTCGGTACTGTTCGTCCGGCGCCAGCGTGCACTGCCCGCACCGCTGCTGGACGTGACGCTGTTCACCAGCCGTGCCTTCACCGCGGCGCTGTGCATCCTGTTGATCGGCCTCGTCGGCGTCGGCGGGGTGATGTTCCTGATCACCCAGTACCTGCAGCTGGTCGAAGGGCTGTCGGCGACCGTCGCCGGGCTCTGGATGGGCCCGCCCGCGCTCGCGATGCTCGCGGCGGCCATCGGCGCCCCGCTGATCGCCCGGCGTGTCCGTCCGGCGACGGTCATGACCACCACCCTCGTCATCTCGCTGATCGGCTACGGTCTGCTCGCCACCACGGGACCCGGACGGCCGTCCAGCGTCGTCGTCGCCTTCGCATTCGTCTACCTGGGGCTGGGGGCGATCGCCGCCCTCGGCACCGACATCGTCGTCGGAGCGGCGCCGCCGACCAAGGCGGGATCGGCCGCCGCGATGTCGGAGACCGTCCAGGAACTGGGCATCGCGGTCGGGGTCGCCGTGCTCGGCAGCCTCACCACCGCGCTCTACCGTTCCCGCGTCGCCGTCCCCACCACCCTTCCCCCGGAGATCGCCGACCGTGTCGGTGACAGCCTGTCGGCGGTGCTCACCGTCACCGACGAAGTGCCCGTCGAGACGGTCGAGCACGCCAAAGCCGTGTTCACCTCCGGGCTCAACGCCGCCGCCCTCGTCGCCGGGTTGGGCGTCGGCGCGGTCGCCGTGGTCTGCGCGATCACCCTGCGCCACATCCGTCCCATCACGGGCTCCACGGCATGA
- a CDS encoding TetR/AcrR family transcriptional regulator yields MGDQATAVDGRKLKGQRRRAEIIDATLRVVCRDGAAGVTHRTVAREAGVPASLTTYYFATLDDLLVAALSTVAEDYTRRIRDIIDAGGDTLRGLAELIAESAGPGRERALAERELSTLAARRPALRPVARRWRENVAELARDYTSEADAVEALVAASDGLCAAVLLGGIRPDVDHIRAVLARALAKARP; encoded by the coding sequence ATGGGCGATCAGGCGACCGCCGTCGACGGCCGTAAGCTCAAAGGGCAACGCCGCCGTGCCGAGATCATCGACGCCACCCTGCGCGTGGTGTGCCGCGACGGCGCGGCCGGGGTCACCCACCGCACCGTGGCCCGTGAGGCGGGCGTACCGGCCAGCCTGACCACGTACTACTTCGCCACCCTCGACGACCTCCTCGTCGCCGCCCTGTCCACCGTCGCCGAGGACTACACCCGGCGCATCCGCGACATCATCGACGCCGGCGGCGACACCCTGCGCGGCCTGGCCGAACTGATCGCCGAATCAGCCGGCCCGGGCCGCGAACGCGCCCTCGCCGAACGCGAACTGTCCACCCTCGCCGCCCGGCGTCCGGCCCTGCGTCCCGTGGCGCGCCGCTGGCGGGAGAACGTGGCCGAGCTCGCCCGGGACTACACCAGCGAAGCCGACGCCGTCGAAGCACTGGTCGCCGCGTCCGACGGCCTGTGCGCCGCCGTCCTGTTAGGCGGTATCCGGCCGGATGTCGACCATATCCGCGCTGTTCTGGCGCGTGCCCTCGCGAAGGCGCGACCTTGA
- a CDS encoding TetR/AcrR family transcriptional regulator encodes MKNVKGGRDGRSRIMDGALRLFSKDGVSATTLASLRDESGVSVGSFYHHFASKEHVFGVLYAETLDMYQEAFLAELRRHEKARDGVEAIVAMHMAWCGDHPERARLLITERPPRRHEPGGPEVAELRRAFFRRVAEWWRPHVEAGLLQPVPPTMCYVLWLGPAQEMCRLWFAGAHQPTPEEISALSRAAWHSLRQPTAEPTD; translated from the coding sequence GTGAAGAATGTCAAGGGTGGGCGCGACGGCCGCTCCAGAATCATGGACGGGGCGCTGCGCCTGTTCAGCAAGGACGGCGTCTCGGCCACCACGCTGGCGAGCCTGCGCGATGAGAGCGGCGTCAGCGTCGGTAGTTTCTACCACCACTTCGCCAGCAAGGAACACGTCTTCGGCGTCTTGTATGCCGAGACGCTGGACATGTATCAGGAGGCGTTCCTCGCCGAACTGCGCCGCCACGAGAAGGCGCGTGACGGCGTCGAAGCCATCGTGGCCATGCACATGGCCTGGTGCGGTGACCACCCCGAGCGGGCGAGGCTGCTCATCACCGAGCGCCCGCCGCGGCGGCACGAGCCCGGAGGGCCCGAGGTGGCGGAGCTGCGCCGGGCGTTCTTCCGCCGGGTCGCCGAGTGGTGGCGGCCCCACGTGGAGGCCGGGCTGCTCCAGCCGGTTCCGCCCACGATGTGCTACGTGCTGTGGCTGGGGCCGGCGCAGGAGATGTGCCGCCTGTGGTTCGCGGGCGCCCACCAGCCGACCCCCGAGGAGATCTCCGCGCTGAGCCGGGCGGCCTGGCACAGCCTGCGCCAGCCCACGGCGGAGCCGACGGACTGA
- a CDS encoding DUF7059 domain-containing protein gives MDIATDLIDELRGRLHDWGYTLEGVRERLGPVAAAALAREEVVPALRETRDGDPLGALIRLWWLGVPVAAAELPLPVPRLVEAGLLVPEPAPNGAAATGDGGASGAGVRDAVRATVHLQPWETGGYLVSDRKVRPGDPPLRPDHVVGAGGASANLAQLIIRRPVERALDLGTGCGVQVLHLAERAAHVVATDVNPRALELARLSWRLSGVTDVDARQGPMFAPVEGELFDLIVSNPPFVISPGGGPSYRESAEEADGFCRDLVRLAPRHLAPGGHCQLLANWLHIEGEDWRDRVGGWLTATGLDGWVVQRDVQDPAEYVELWLRDSVEQGTPAYHARYDAWLEWLSSMKVTGIGFGWITLHDSGALDPVVRVEELTHPVELPVGAYVDDVLRAIGTAHRISDEELLAARLKVADGVLEERIGEPGAEHPTRIVLRQTSGLRRTTTVGTVEAALAGVCDGTLPLAPLLSAIAELTGYREEDGAVAEADAGAGGAAAGGGPESGESADGGAQPPPGATAAVRALIAEGFLTL, from the coding sequence GTGGACATCGCGACCGATCTCATCGATGAGTTGCGCGGCCGGCTGCACGACTGGGGGTACACGCTGGAAGGCGTGCGCGAGCGGCTGGGCCCGGTCGCCGCGGCGGCGCTGGCCCGCGAGGAAGTGGTCCCCGCGCTGCGGGAGACACGTGACGGCGACCCGCTGGGGGCGCTGATCCGGCTGTGGTGGCTGGGGGTCCCGGTCGCGGCCGCCGAGCTGCCGCTCCCGGTCCCCCGCCTGGTCGAGGCGGGTCTGCTCGTCCCCGAGCCGGCGCCGAACGGTGCCGCCGCCACCGGGGACGGCGGGGCTTCCGGGGCGGGGGTACGCGATGCGGTGCGTGCCACCGTCCACCTCCAGCCGTGGGAGACCGGCGGATATCTCGTCTCCGACCGCAAGGTCAGGCCGGGTGATCCTCCGCTGCGACCCGATCACGTGGTCGGGGCGGGCGGCGCTTCGGCCAACCTCGCCCAGCTCATCATCCGCCGTCCCGTCGAGCGGGCGCTCGACCTGGGCACCGGCTGCGGCGTGCAGGTGCTCCACCTCGCCGAGCGGGCCGCGCACGTGGTCGCCACCGACGTCAATCCGCGGGCGCTGGAGCTGGCCCGGTTGAGCTGGCGGCTGTCGGGGGTGACCGACGTGGACGCGCGGCAGGGGCCCATGTTCGCGCCGGTCGAGGGGGAGCTGTTCGACCTGATCGTCTCCAACCCGCCGTTCGTGATCTCGCCGGGCGGCGGGCCGTCCTACCGCGAGTCCGCCGAGGAGGCCGACGGCTTCTGCCGCGACCTGGTACGGCTCGCGCCCCGCCACCTGGCCCCCGGCGGCCACTGCCAGCTGCTGGCCAACTGGCTGCACATCGAGGGGGAGGACTGGCGCGACCGCGTGGGCGGCTGGTTGACCGCCACCGGCTTGGACGGCTGGGTCGTCCAGCGCGACGTGCAGGATCCGGCGGAGTACGTCGAGCTGTGGCTGCGGGACTCCGTGGAGCAGGGCACCCCCGCCTACCACGCGCGCTACGACGCCTGGCTGGAGTGGCTGTCGTCGATGAAGGTCACCGGCATCGGCTTCGGGTGGATCACGCTGCACGACTCCGGCGCGCTCGACCCGGTGGTGCGGGTCGAGGAGCTGACCCACCCCGTGGAGCTTCCGGTCGGCGCCTACGTGGACGACGTGCTGAGGGCGATCGGCACCGCGCACCGGATCAGCGACGAGGAGCTGCTCGCGGCCAGGCTGAAGGTGGCCGACGGCGTGCTGGAGGAGCGGATCGGCGAGCCGGGGGCCGAACATCCGACGCGTATCGTGCTGCGCCAGACGAGCGGGCTGCGCCGTACCACGACGGTGGGTACGGTGGAGGCCGCGCTCGCCGGGGTGTGCGACGGAACGCTGCCCCTGGCTCCCCTGCTGTCCGCCATCGCCGAACTCACCGGATACCGGGAGGAGGACGGGGCCGTGGCGGAGGCGGACGCCGGGGCCGGAGGAGCCGCCGCGGGCGGCGGACCGGAGAGCGGGGAGAGCGCGGACGGCGGCGCCCAACCCCCGCCGGGAGCGACGGCCGCGGTGCGTGCCCTGATCGCGGAGGGGTTCCTGACGCTTTGA
- a CDS encoding YkvA family protein, with protein sequence MAKAARTVAAWRTYREVTRAGPGLGARLRGIPRMIGAALRGSYPGMSRGMLATMGLGVIYLISPIDVIPEFLAVIGVADDFGVFLWLMASLLGESGRYLEWERTHSAAGKTSGMAPPAPGTPGTGPRS encoded by the coding sequence ATGGCGAAGGCGGCGCGCACTGTGGCGGCATGGCGGACCTACCGCGAGGTGACCCGGGCGGGTCCCGGCCTCGGTGCCCGGCTGCGGGGGATCCCCCGGATGATCGGCGCCGCGCTGCGCGGGTCCTACCCCGGCATGAGCCGGGGCATGCTGGCCACGATGGGACTCGGCGTGATCTACCTCATCTCCCCGATCGACGTCATCCCGGAGTTCCTGGCCGTGATCGGCGTGGCCGACGACTTCGGCGTGTTCCTGTGGCTGATGGCGTCGTTGCTCGGCGAAAGCGGCCGCTACCTCGAATGGGAGCGCACGCACTCGGCCGCCGGGAAGACCTCGGGGATGGCCCCGCCCGCTCCCGGAACCCCCGGAACAGGACCGCGGAGCTAG
- a CDS encoding AfsR/SARP family transcriptional regulator, with amino-acid sequence MAGEGVERGLRFAVLGPVRAWRSDRELDLGTPLQRSILAMLLLREGMAVTPAEMIDGVWGEDAPPRALGALRTYVSRLRAVLEPERSPRARPRLLVSVGGGYALRLPPEALDLSLFERDIARAEAERKAGRLQEAAGLLRAAMARSTGEPLAGAVGPYADHQRDRLIERRMTVMESLIDVDLSLGRHNEIVPDLIALTAEHPLRERLRAQLMLAYYRCGRQAEALAVFTDTRRTLVEELGVDPGPELTELHRRILAGDPTLALPSAETVRLTADASAVSAMETPAPAPADGRGAPHVEELPRPAQLPATVADFTGRREIVARLRNLLADSESMPVAAISGIGGVGKTTLAVHVAHSAGDLYPDGQLYADLRGHEEERDAATDAALGAFLRALGIPADIIPEGRAERSALYRSLLADRRMLVLLDNAGSTDQVTPLLPGTPGCAAIVTSRIKLADLPGARLFDLDVMEPDEALELFAAVVGTERVSAERAAAMDAVAACGFLPLAVRILAARLASRPAWTISSLVSRLADERRRLDELRVGSLAVDATFALGYGQLDPAQARAFRLLSLAGGPDISLSAASTVLGLDVSAAENVLESLVDASLLESPAPNRYRSHDLLKLFARRAAETEETFEEREAASARLLDFYLASAKEAHRLAYEGSLIHEHLAVRGTAGRTFATADEAVEWLAVEAESLFAAIGQAAESAGRPDVARGALLPAADLLVGMEPLLESGTHAREFERHTRQVLATSQKIGDGASEVRARYVLGRVLFGANRLEEAEEQFRAGLNLSDTLDERIVTGEILNALGVVAGRRRRHHEALAWFDAAREFYRKVGAPAGEALVLSYSARDHLGLNRPDDAIAAAEQGLAIFTELGSGAGIARARYHLGIVLSRVGRLNEAVHHHAECLSFFRAGGQRVWEQRVRCRLAETFIAAGRFTDAVGHAEQALTLSREIGYPYGEAQSFTVLGRALAGLGDTARSDDCFRRAHALFTRIGAPEADDLRAIVERDQVNTT; translated from the coding sequence ATGGCTGGTGAGGGCGTGGAACGCGGGTTGCGCTTCGCAGTGCTCGGGCCCGTTCGGGCGTGGCGGAGCGACCGCGAGCTCGATCTCGGCACCCCATTGCAACGCTCGATCCTCGCCATGCTGCTGCTGCGCGAAGGCATGGCCGTCACCCCCGCGGAGATGATCGACGGTGTCTGGGGTGAGGACGCGCCGCCGCGAGCGCTGGGCGCGCTGCGCACGTACGTGTCCCGGCTACGGGCCGTGCTGGAACCCGAACGCTCGCCACGGGCCCGTCCCCGGCTGCTCGTGTCGGTCGGCGGAGGCTACGCGCTGCGCCTCCCTCCCGAGGCCCTGGACCTCTCCCTCTTCGAACGCGACATCGCGCGGGCGGAGGCCGAGCGCAAGGCGGGACGGCTGCAGGAGGCCGCCGGTCTGCTGCGTGCCGCGATGGCGCGTTCCACCGGCGAACCGCTCGCCGGCGCGGTCGGCCCGTACGCCGACCACCAGCGCGACCGGCTCATCGAACGCCGGATGACCGTCATGGAGTCGCTCATCGATGTGGACCTGAGCCTCGGCCGGCACAACGAGATCGTGCCGGATCTGATCGCGCTCACCGCCGAACACCCGCTCCGTGAACGGCTCCGCGCCCAGCTCATGCTCGCCTACTACCGCTGCGGACGGCAGGCCGAGGCCCTGGCGGTGTTCACCGACACCCGAAGGACGCTGGTCGAGGAGCTGGGCGTCGATCCCGGCCCGGAGCTGACCGAGCTGCACCGGCGCATCCTCGCCGGCGACCCCACCCTCGCCCTCCCCTCCGCCGAGACCGTGCGGCTCACGGCGGACGCGTCCGCCGTGAGCGCGATGGAGACCCCCGCGCCAGCCCCGGCGGACGGCCGCGGCGCCCCCCATGTAGAGGAGCTGCCCCGCCCCGCGCAGCTCCCCGCCACGGTGGCCGACTTCACCGGCCGCAGGGAGATCGTCGCCCGGCTGCGGAACCTGCTGGCCGACTCCGAGAGCATGCCGGTGGCCGCGATCAGCGGCATCGGCGGGGTGGGCAAGACCACACTGGCGGTGCACGTCGCGCACTCCGCGGGCGACCTCTACCCGGACGGCCAGCTCTACGCCGACCTGCGCGGCCACGAAGAGGAGCGGGACGCCGCCACCGACGCCGCGCTCGGCGCGTTCCTGCGCGCGCTCGGCATCCCGGCGGACATCATCCCCGAGGGCAGGGCCGAGCGGTCCGCGCTGTACCGCTCGCTGCTCGCCGATCGGCGCATGCTGGTGCTGCTGGACAACGCGGGCAGCACCGACCAGGTGACCCCTCTCCTGCCCGGCACCCCCGGCTGCGCGGCGATCGTCACCAGCAGGATCAAGCTGGCCGACCTGCCGGGCGCCCGCCTGTTCGACCTCGACGTGATGGAGCCGGACGAGGCGCTGGAGCTGTTCGCCGCCGTCGTCGGCACCGAGCGGGTCTCCGCCGAGCGCGCCGCGGCCATGGATGCCGTGGCGGCCTGCGGCTTCCTGCCTCTGGCGGTACGCATCCTGGCCGCCAGGCTGGCCTCCCGACCCGCCTGGACGATCTCCTCGCTGGTGTCCAGGCTCGCCGACGAACGACGCCGCCTGGACGAGCTACGGGTCGGCTCCCTGGCGGTGGACGCGACGTTCGCCCTCGGATACGGTCAGCTCGACCCCGCCCAGGCCCGTGCTTTCCGCCTGCTGTCCCTGGCCGGCGGCCCCGACATCTCGCTGTCGGCGGCGTCCACCGTGCTGGGCCTGGACGTCTCCGCGGCCGAGAACGTGCTGGAGTCACTGGTGGACGCCAGCCTGCTGGAGTCGCCCGCGCCGAACCGCTACCGCAGCCACGACCTGCTCAAGCTGTTCGCCAGGCGGGCGGCCGAGACCGAGGAGACCTTCGAGGAGCGGGAGGCCGCATCGGCCCGGCTGCTCGACTTCTACCTCGCCTCGGCCAAGGAGGCGCACCGCCTGGCCTACGAGGGTTCGCTGATCCATGAGCATCTCGCCGTGCGCGGGACGGCCGGCCGCACGTTCGCGACCGCGGACGAGGCGGTCGAATGGCTGGCCGTGGAGGCGGAGTCGCTGTTCGCCGCGATCGGCCAGGCGGCGGAGTCGGCCGGACGGCCGGACGTGGCACGCGGTGCGCTGCTGCCCGCGGCCGACCTGCTGGTGGGCATGGAGCCCCTGCTGGAGTCGGGGACGCACGCCCGCGAGTTCGAACGGCACACCCGGCAGGTGCTGGCCACCTCCCAGAAGATCGGCGACGGCGCGAGCGAGGTCCGCGCCCGGTACGTGCTGGGAAGGGTGCTGTTCGGCGCCAACCGGTTGGAGGAGGCCGAAGAGCAGTTCCGCGCCGGGCTGAACCTCTCCGACACCCTCGACGAGCGGATCGTCACCGGCGAGATCCTCAACGCCCTGGGCGTGGTGGCCGGTCGACGGCGCCGCCACCACGAGGCGCTCGCGTGGTTCGACGCGGCGCGCGAGTTCTACCGGAAGGTCGGCGCACCGGCGGGAGAGGCGCTGGTGCTCAGCTACTCCGCCCGCGACCACCTGGGCCTGAACCGCCCCGACGACGCGATCGCCGCCGCCGAACAGGGGCTTGCCATCTTCACCGAGCTGGGCAGCGGTGCGGGCATCGCACGCGCCCGCTACCACCTCGGCATCGTGCTGTCTCGGGTGGGCAGGCTGAACGAGGCCGTGCACCACCACGCCGAGTGCCTGTCGTTCTTCCGAGCCGGCGGCCAGCGTGTCTGGGAGCAGCGGGTCCGCTGCCGCCTGGCGGAGACCTTCATCGCGGCCGGCCGGTTCACCGACGCCGTCGGCCACGCCGAGCAGGCGCTGACGCTGAGCCGGGAGATCGGCTACCCGTACGGCGAGGCGCAGTCGTTCACCGTGCTCGGACGCGCCCTGGCCGGGCTCGGCGACACCGCCAGGAGCGACGACTGCTTCCGCCGGGCGCACGCCCTCTTCACCCGCATCGGCGCCCCGGAGGCCGACGACCTGCGCGCGATCGTCGAGCGCGACCAGGTCAACACCACCTGA
- a CDS encoding TetR/AcrR family transcriptional regulator: MAGSARRGRGSEATRERIVETALRLFRERGYEATTMRAIAAEAGVSVGNAYYYFPSKEALIQAYYDRAQAEHEIACRELLATERSFEARLAGVLREWVRVSEPYHRFAVKFFKHAAEPNNPLSPFSRESAAARESAIAIYREVVEGSADAMDPELRAELPELLWLMSMGVILYWVHDTSPGCHRTFRMIELTVPLVGRLVGLSHLPGLRGITKDFLAAVHELRP, encoded by the coding sequence GTGGCGGGGTCCGCCCGGCGCGGCCGAGGCTCAGAAGCGACCAGGGAACGCATCGTCGAGACGGCGCTGCGGCTGTTCCGTGAACGCGGCTATGAGGCCACCACGATGCGGGCGATCGCCGCGGAGGCCGGCGTGTCCGTGGGGAACGCCTACTACTACTTCCCCTCCAAGGAAGCACTGATCCAGGCGTACTACGACCGCGCGCAGGCGGAACACGAGATCGCCTGCCGGGAGCTGCTGGCGACCGAGCGGTCCTTCGAAGCCCGGCTGGCCGGCGTGCTGCGGGAGTGGGTGCGGGTCTCCGAGCCGTACCACCGGTTCGCGGTGAAGTTCTTCAAGCACGCCGCCGAGCCGAACAACCCGCTCAGCCCGTTCAGCCGGGAGTCTGCGGCGGCGCGCGAGTCCGCGATCGCGATCTACCGCGAGGTCGTCGAGGGGTCGGCCGACGCGATGGACCCCGAGCTGCGGGCGGAGCTGCCGGAACTGCTGTGGCTGATGTCGATGGGCGTGATCCTGTACTGGGTGCACGACACGTCGCCGGGATGCCACCGCACCTTCCGGATGATCGAGCTGACCGTTCCCCTCGTGGGACGCCTGGTGGGGCTGTCTCACCTGCCGGGGCTGCGCGGTATCACCAAGGACTTCCTCGCCGCAGTGCACGAGCTGCGGCCCTGA
- a CDS encoding SURF1 family protein produces MYRFLLTPRWLALHIVVLLVIPAFVLLGQWQFGRYEERSAESERVTANLQAPPVPLASLARPGAAVREAEEYRRVTVSGTYDTAHELLVRRRTQNGRVGFYVLTPLVTGDGSGVLVNRGWVPPGETAAAAPDVPAPPPGQVTVTGRLRESETEENTGIENRPGQPQGQILLIDANAIGDGLPYEIVRGYVDLIEQRPAAAQAPEPVPEPDVGGGGGLNLAYGVQWWLFIGVAIGGWFLLIRREAADRRAAAERETRDDPSSDAPARTG; encoded by the coding sequence GTGTACAGGTTTCTCCTGACCCCGCGCTGGCTGGCACTTCACATCGTGGTGCTGCTGGTCATCCCCGCCTTCGTCCTCCTCGGGCAGTGGCAGTTCGGCCGATACGAGGAGCGTTCGGCGGAAAGCGAGCGCGTCACCGCCAACCTGCAGGCCCCGCCCGTGCCGCTCGCCTCCCTGGCCAGACCCGGCGCGGCGGTGCGCGAGGCGGAGGAGTACCGCCGCGTGACCGTGTCGGGAACATACGACACCGCGCACGAGCTGCTCGTCCGCCGCCGCACCCAGAACGGCAGGGTGGGGTTCTACGTGCTGACCCCGCTCGTCACCGGCGACGGCTCGGGCGTGCTGGTCAACCGGGGGTGGGTGCCCCCGGGCGAGACGGCGGCCGCGGCGCCGGACGTGCCGGCCCCGCCGCCTGGGCAGGTGACGGTCACCGGGCGGCTGCGGGAGAGCGAGACCGAGGAGAACACCGGGATCGAGAACCGGCCGGGCCAGCCTCAGGGCCAGATCCTGCTGATCGACGCGAATGCGATCGGGGACGGCCTGCCGTACGAGATCGTGCGCGGCTACGTGGATCTGATCGAGCAGCGGCCCGCGGCGGCGCAGGCGCCCGAGCCGGTCCCGGAACCGGACGTCGGCGGCGGGGGCGGGCTCAACCTGGCCTACGGCGTGCAGTGGTGGCTGTTCATCGGCGTGGCCATCGGCGGATGGTTCCTCCTGATCCGCCGGGAGGCCGCCGACCGGCGCGCCGCCGCCGAACGGGAGACGCGGGACGACCCCTCCTCCGACGCCCCTGCCCGTACCGGCTAG
- a CDS encoding amidohydrolase family protein, with amino-acid sequence MFVDRLPKKYADLAPKVVETDAGHQVWRYGGATYPCAGIDVGVGSREQRTLDPVRYEQMRPGCYDINARIRDMDRAGIWAALCFPSVLAGQAGTVFSKTRDQDLGIALVRAWNDWHIEVWAGTYPERIIGLQLPWLGDPEIAAKEIRANAARGFKAVVFPEFPTRLRLPSIHSGHWDPLFDACEETGTVVCLHTGAASWAPVPSPDTPIEAITTLMPASAMYACADWLWSGIPLRFPRLRILIVEGGVGWLPMLAERADYALDHPMDGETSWEGGLKPSEVLRRNFFFGTLNDTSLSGVRLAVGLDHVLMESGYPHADSTWPDTQRVVARNLGTLPPADIARVTYGNAARLLGHPLPSRAWLRMEEITAS; translated from the coding sequence GTGTTCGTGGATCGGTTGCCCAAGAAGTACGCCGATCTGGCGCCGAAGGTGGTCGAAACCGACGCCGGCCATCAGGTGTGGCGGTACGGGGGTGCCACGTACCCCTGCGCCGGGATCGATGTGGGGGTGGGCTCACGCGAGCAGCGGACCCTCGATCCGGTGCGCTACGAGCAGATGCGCCCCGGCTGCTACGACATCAACGCCCGCATCCGCGACATGGACCGCGCGGGCATCTGGGCGGCGCTCTGCTTCCCCAGCGTGCTTGCCGGCCAAGCCGGCACCGTCTTCTCCAAGACCCGCGACCAGGACCTCGGCATCGCCCTCGTACGCGCCTGGAACGACTGGCACATCGAGGTCTGGGCCGGCACCTACCCCGAACGCATCATCGGCCTGCAGCTTCCCTGGCTGGGCGATCCGGAGATCGCCGCCAAGGAGATCCGCGCCAACGCGGCGCGCGGCTTCAAGGCCGTGGTGTTCCCCGAGTTCCCCACCCGGTTGCGCCTGCCGTCCATCCACAGCGGCCACTGGGACCCGCTGTTCGACGCCTGTGAGGAGACCGGCACGGTCGTCTGCCTGCACACCGGCGCGGCGTCCTGGGCGCCCGTCCCCTCACCCGACACCCCGATCGAGGCCATCACCACGCTGATGCCCGCCAGCGCGATGTACGCCTGCGCCGACTGGCTGTGGTCGGGCATCCCGTTGCGCTTCCCCCGGCTGCGCATCCTCATCGTCGAGGGCGGTGTCGGCTGGCTGCCGATGCTCGCCGAGCGCGCCGACTACGCGCTGGACCACCCGATGGACGGCGAGACCTCCTGGGAGGGCGGTCTCAAGCCGAGCGAGGTGCTGCGGCGCAACTTCTTCTTCGGCACGTTGAACGACACCTCGCTGTCCGGCGTGCGCCTGGCCGTCGGCCTCGACCACGTGCTGATGGAGAGCGGCTACCCGCACGCCGACTCCACCTGGCCCGACACCCAGCGCGTCGTCGCCCGCAACCTCGGGACGCTCCCGCCCGCCGACATCGCCAGGGTGACGTACGGCAACGCCGCCCGCCTGCTCGGTCACCCGCTCCCCTCACGCGCGTGGCTGCGCATGGAGGAGATCACGGCCAGCTAG